From Carassius auratus strain Wakin chromosome 22, ASM336829v1, whole genome shotgun sequence, a single genomic window includes:
- the LOC113039653 gene encoding cell wall protein IFF6-like: MPALVYCSLIAVLLCLCGYLNTTDATQEQTAVRPGECPPQTPGSSCTRFCDRDSNCPDDEKCCSNGCGRYCTSPYTVKPGQCPKPKSVPECAESCFHDGQCPATQKCCPTTCGHVCSEPDDQESDQGSGQGYGSGYGSGQGYGSGQGSGQGYGSGQGSGRGRGQGSGQGYGSGQGSGQGYGSGQGYGSGQGYGSGEGSGRGQGSARGRGQGSGQGYGSGQGSGWGQGEGSGQGRGQGYGSGQGSGRGQGEGRGQGSGRGQGEGRGQGSGQGYGSGQGSGQGYGSGQGSGRGQGGA, encoded by the exons ATGCCTGCTCTAGTGTACTGCTCATTGATTGCTGTTTTATTGTGTCTTTGTGGATACTTAAACACAACAGATGCTACTCAAGAACAAACTGCAG TAAGGCCAGGAGAGTGTCCACCCCAGACACCTGGAAGCTCATGTACCAGGTTCTGTGACCGTGACTCTAACTGTCCTGACGATGAGAAGTGTTGCAGCAATGGATGTGGACGTTACTGTACATCTCCTTATACAG TGAAGCCGGGTCAATGTCCCAAACCGAAGAGCGTTCCAGAATGTGCTGAAAGCTGTTtccatgatggccagtgtcctgccacaCAGAAATGTTGCCCAACCACCTGTGGCCATGTATGTAGTGAACCAGATGATCAGGAAAGTGaccagggaagtggtcagggttaTGGAAGTGGTTACGGGAGTGGTCAGGGTTAcggaagtggtcagggaagtggtcagggttaTGGaagtggacagggaagcggacggGGAaggggtcagggaagcggacagggttaCGGAAGTGGTCAGGGTAGTGGTCAGGGTTATGGAAGTGGTCAGGGTTATGGAAGTGGTCAGGGTTATGGAAGTGGTGAGGGAAGCGGAAGGGGTCAGGGAAGTGCTCGAGGAAggggtcagggaagcggtcagggttatggaagtggtcagggaagcggatgGGGACAAGGtgagggaagcggacagggaagGGGTCAAGGTTATggaagtggtcagggaagcggaagGGGACAAGGTGAGGGAAGGGGTCAGGGAAGCGGAAGGGGACAAGGTGAGGGAaggggtcagggaagcggacagggttaCGGAAGTGGTCAGGGTAGTGGTCAGGGTTAcggaagtggtcagggaagcggacggGG TCAGGGAGGTGCTTGA